Within Candidatus Cybelea sp., the genomic segment GAACTGCGGGCGAGAGTCGTCACGTTCGGGCTCGATAGCGGCGCACGGATCCGCGCGGCGAATCTCGCCTTCGAAAATTTTGGTTCCAGTTTCGACGTGTTCGACGGCCCGCGGCGGCTCGGCCGCGCCGAACTGCGCGTTCCCGGCGCCATGAACGTTCAGAATGCCCTAGCCGCGATCGCCGTCGCCTGGGAGCTGGAGGTGCCCTTCGCACGAATTGCCGCGGCGCTGCGCGGCTTCTGCGGCGTGCGCCGCCGGTTCGACATCTTGCTTTCGAACGAACGGATGACTATCGTCGACGACTACGCGCACCATCCGACCGCCGTGCGGGCGACGATCGCCGCGGCGCGCCATTACCATCGAGGCACGCTCGTCGTTGCCTTTCAGCCGCACCGCTACTCGAGAACGGCGTACCTGGCCGCCGATTTCGCCGACGCGCTGCGCGGAGCCGACCACATCTATCTCACCCCCGTTTACGCCGCGTCAGAGCCGGCGATTCCGGGCGTTAGCGAACGCTCGATCGGCGACTCGTTGGGACATAACGGGACGCGTGTCGACTACGTTGCGGGCGTCGACGAACTGGAGCGGCGGATCTTCGCGGAAGCGCCGCGGGGGGCACTCGTCCTCATGCTCGGCGCTGGAAACATCACCGACGCCGCGGGCCGTTTGGCCGAACTTGCGCGCGGATGAGCCTCACGACGCAACGCGCGCTGCGCACGCTCCTCGCCCCCGCCGACCGGGAGGCGCTGCGCACGATTTTCGCGGAGCGCGCCAAGTTCGATGAGCCCCTGGCACCCTACACCTCGTGGAAGGTCGGCGGCCCGGCGGATGCCTTCGTCACCGTGCGCACGCAGGCCGAGCTGGCGGAACTGATGCGGCTGTGCCTGCGGCGGAAGATGGCGTGGTGGATCATCGGCGGCGGAAGCAACATGCTCGTGGGCGACGGCGGCGTGCGCGGCGTCGTGATCCGCTTGGCCGGCGAGTTCGCCGCGGTCGGCGTCGCCATCGAACACGGCGCAGTGGTCGTCGAAGCGGGCGGTTCGGCCGGCATGGCGCTGGTGACCGCAAAGGCGGCATCGGCCGGAGCGAAGAGCGTCGGATCGCTCTCGGGGATCCCCGGGACCATCGGCGGATCGCTGCGCATGAACGCGGGAACCGATCGTGAGATCGGCGACTTCGTTCGCAGCGTGTGGGTGCAGTCGCCGAGCCGCCCCGAGCCGCACCGCGTCAGCATCCGCTATCTCTATCGTCATTCCACGCTCGAACGTGACGTCGTGGTCTCGCGTGTAACCCTTGCCTTCGAGCGAGCGGACTCGAGCGAGGTGCGCGAAGAGATGCGCGGGCGTCTGGTTCGCCGCAAACGGACGCAGCCGATCGCAACGCCCAATGCGGGATCGTGCTTCCGGAACCCCCAAGGCGACAAGGCCGCGCGGCTGATCGAATCGGCTGGGGCTAAGGGGTGGCGCGAGGGGGGCGCGGAAGTCTCGGCGCTGCACGCAAACTTTATCAATAACACCGGGGGAGCGACGGCGCGCGACGTCGCAACGCTGCTCGCACGAGTCCGCCGTGCGGTCCTCGATCGCAGCGGAGTCGAACTGCGCTTGGAAGTGCATCTCGTTGGAGTCTTTATCGATGCAACGTAACGGAGGGTCTCGCGCGACGGTCGCCGTCGTGATGGGTGGGAACAGCGCCGAACGCGAGATCTCGATTCAGTCGGGTACGCAGGTATTACGCGCCCTGCATTCACTGGGCTACGAGGCGCGCTCCATCGATTACGACGAGCGCTTCGTCGACGCGCTGCGTGAGTTGCGGCCCGACGTCGTATTCATCGCTCTGCACGGGCCGGGCGGCGAAGACGGTCACGTGCAGGCGCTGCTCGAGTATCTATCGATTCCGTACACCGGGAGCGGCCTGGAAGCGGCCGCATTGTCGATGGACAAACACTTGACGAAGAAGCTGCTCGCCGCCGAAGGATTGCCAACGCCGGTATGGGACCTGTTCGATCTCACGGGCGGCACGCTGCCCCTCTTGCCCGGCTCGCTCGATCTTCCGCTCGTAATCAAACCGCGATTCGAAGGCTCCTCTACGGGGGTCACGATCGTGCGCACGCATGAAGAGTGGACCAATGCGATGCTGGAGGCGTCGAAGTCGTACGCTGCGATCCTTGCCGAAGAGTACGTCGAGGGGCGGGAATTTACGTGCGCGGTGCTCGGCGAGGAGGCGCTGCCGATCGTCGAGATCGTCGCCCACCGCGACGGCTTCTACAGTTACGGCTCGAAGTACGACGCCGGCGGCTGCACGCACATCGCGCCGGCGCAAATCGACGACGGCTTGGCAGCACGCCTGCAGATGCTCGGACTCTCGGCTCATCGGCTTTTGGGGCTACGCGATTACTCACGCAGCGACTTCATCATCCGTTCGGACAGCCGGCCCTATCTTTTGGAGATCAACTCGCTTCCCGGGCTCTCGCCCGCAAGTCTGCTTCCCGATGCGTGCGCGGCCGCCGGCATCGGTTTCGAAGCGCTCGTCGAGCGGCTGGTCAACTATGCGATGGCGCGCGGTGCCGTCCGCGACGCCGTGGCTTAGGTTTCCCCGACAAGACGATTAAAAAAAGCGGGCCGCCGAAGCGGGCCCGCTTTTCGCTTGAGGATCCTTTGCTTTCGTACGTTAGTACTTCGAGCGAGGATTGATGCCGATGCCGTCGGGCTTTTCGGCTGCCGAGAGGCCGGAGCTGAAGTCGTACATGAACTTGAGGCCCTTGGTGCTGTAGGAATAGACATCGACGAGTCCGTCCGTACGATCGACCGCCATATACTCGCTGTTGTCCTGGGTCAGCTTGCCGAAGAAGCTCTCACCCTTGAGGGGGTAGGGTCCGCCGACGACCTTGCACTTCGGATTGCAGCCGCTATACACGGTGGTTGTCATGGCCATGTCGTCGATGATGAGGAGGTCGCCCTTGTTGTCCAGCTCGATGCCGCCGTAGTACGAGCTCTTGAAGCCGCTCGCTACGACACCGCTGCCTTTGCAGCCCTTCCAATAAATCAGCGCCGCGCCGCTGCCGGTGGTTTTCGCGTCGTTCCAGCAGTCGCCCCCCGGTGACATCGCCACGCCGCCGGCGTGATAGATCTTGCTGTTGGTGAGGTTGGTCGTGCAGCCGGCCTTGATCGAGCACAGCGCGACGCTTCCGGGCGCCGAGCCGGTGTCCGCCAACTGCGAGACGGCGATCGTGCCGGTCGCCGCATCTGCGCTGGTGGCATCGGCGGCTTGACCGATCGTATCGGCAATCAATCCGATCTGCTTGCCGCTGCACATCGTCGGTCCTTGGTAGACGATGACATACTGGCTGCCGCCGTCGGGATCGATCAGGTTACCTTTTCCGTCGACGCCGACGTCGTTGACGTCAAGGACTCCCTGAACCGTGCAAATAGGTTTCTTGTTGCCCTTATTGTCTATAGGATAGCCATTAATGTTGGTGCCGTAGAACTCGGAGACGTAGATCCCGGTCTTCGGCAACTTCTTCTTCTTCTTGTCGGGGCTGATTCCGTCGGGAACGAGCGAGTGCAGGACCTGTACGGTACGCGGCGGAGCCACATCGCCGTACACGCTTTCGGGGCGCATTTGCAGATCGGCACCTGCGACCGGCATCGAATTATTCGATCCCGCGAGATTGCCGCTGCATCCTGCGAGGAACGCGACCGCTACGCTCGCGCACAGCGTCGAATTAAACACACGCATGGGATTATCTCTCCTTGCCAGTAGATGGGAAATCGGACTCTCGACGTTGCGTGCAGAGGCCGGCAAACCCTTTGGCGCGCGTATTTTAAGGGAAGGCTTCGTTATCGTCGGCGACGAGCAGATCAAGCCGGGACGCATCCGGCGCTAGGCGCCGCGCGGCTGGATATCGGGCCAAAAACGCCGCGTCGCCGAGTCGTTCTCCGACGGTCGGACGTTCGAGCGCGGCGTTGATCTCCGCGTACTTGGACGGGTCGCTATGCCGGGCGATCCAATCGGCGACGTCGCCGTCGGAATCCGCTCGTGCGATCGCCTCGCGCAGCGCCCTTCGGGAAAACCGAGTGCTTCGATCAGGCGCGAGCTGAAGCCGGTGATTTGGTACTCTCCCAGAGTGCCGCCGGGGAGCGTCGCGCGAAGCTTGTCGACGGTGCGCGCCGCCATCAAGAGGCTCAGGCCGGGCAAGAGTTCACGCGGGCTGCGTGGCGGTTGCTTCGTAAGGTTGAGTGCGTTCATAATGTGCATCTTCAACCAACCGGGCCGGCAGAGCCTTGCGGCTTACGAGGCGCCGACTCGGCGAAGTCGAAACTTCCGGCCGTCGAATGAGATTGTTAACCATAACCACTTAAATGGAGGAATCCTTGCCAACCGTTGTCGATCGGGGTCTCGAGGGTGTCGTCGTCGGGTCCACCGAGCTTAGTAACGTCGAAGGCGCGATCGGACGCTTAACCTATCGCGGTTACGATATCGACGATCTCGCTCCGAACGCCACGTTCGAAGAGATCGTTCACCTGCTGCTCTACGGCCATCTTCCCAACCGCCATCATCTCGAAGAGCTTCGCCGCGAGCTCGCCGCGCGCCGCGCGCTGCCGGAACCGCTCGTCACGGCAATGCAGAACTTTCCCAAGACCGCGTGGCCGATGGAAGTGCTGCGCACCGTTACCAGCGGACTCGGTCTCTTCTCACCGGTCAACGCGAACGGAGAGCATCTCTCCGACGTGCACACGGCGATCGATCTGATCGCCAAGATGCCGACGATCGTCGCCGGCTGGGATCGCATTCGCCGCGGGCTCGACCCGATCGGCCCGCGCCCCGACCTCTCGCAGGCCGGAAACTTTCTCTACATGCGAACGGGCAAGGTCCCGCACGCGCTCGAGGAAGATGCGATCGACACCTATCTGGTGCTGCTCGCGGACCACTCGTTCAACGCGTCGACCTTTGCGGCAAGAGTGGCCGCGTCGACCCGCGCCGACATGTACGCGTCGGTGACCGCAGCGCTGGCGACGCTCCAGGGCGACCTGCACGGCGGCGCGGCGAGCGCGGCGTTTCGCACGCTGTCCGAGGTGAAGGCTCCCGAGAACGCCGAGGCGTACGTGCGCGGAATCCTCGACCGCGGTCAACGCATCATGGGCATGGGACACCGCGAATACAAGGTACGCGATCCGCGGGCTAAACATTTGGAGGCGATCGCCAAGGAACTCTCGCAGCACGTCGGCGGTGAGCAACGGTGGTACGAAACCGCGCACGAAATCGAAGAAGCGAGCCGAAAGGTGCTTCAAGAGAAGAAGCCCGGCAACACGATCTATGCGAACGTCGACTTTTACACCGCACCGGTGCTCGCCGATCTCGGTATTCCGGGTGACGAATTTACCTGCCTCTTTGCCTGCGGACGTATCGCCGGTTGGACGGGACACATCCTCGAGCAGTTGGCCGACAATCGTTTGATTCGTCCGCAAGCTACCTACGACGGTCCAGCGACCGGCCCGTACGTGCCGATCGAAAAACGCACGAACGGCACGACCGGCTAGGGCGGCGCGCGGGGATGCTCGTCGTGCCTGCAATCGACTTACGCGGGGGCAAGTGCGTTCGCATGCGCCAGGGCGATCCGACGACCGAAACGGTCTACGACGGCGATCCCGCTGAGCGCGCGCGTGCGTTCGTCGCGCAGGGTGCGCAACGGCTGCACGTCATCGACCTCGACGGCGCGTTCGGCTCCGGCGAGAATCTCGCGGCGGTCGAGCGCATCTGCAAAGCCGTCGACGTCCCGGTTCAAACCGGCGGCGGCCTGCGCGCCGTCAAGCACGCGGAGAACGCATTTGCGGCGGGCGCTCGCGAAATCATCCTCGGCACGCTCTTAGTCGAAGACGAGCGGCTGGCACGACACATCGTCAGCCGCTTCCCCGGGCGCGTCATCGCCGGCATCGACGTTCGCGGAACTCAGGTCGCGACGCACGGCTGGCAGGAACGCACGCCGGTCGATCGCGATGCGCTGGTGCGCCGCGTCGCGCAGTGGGGGATTTTGCGAATCATCTTTACCGAGATTCGGCGCGACGGAATGGGCGAGGGCTACGATATCGAGGCGCTTACGGCCGTCGCGAACGCCGCACCGGTCAAAGTGACCGCGAGCGGCGGTGCGCGAAACATCGACGATCTGCGAACCTTGAAAGAAGCGGCTCCGCCGGCGATCGACTCGTGCATCGTCGGCAGCGCGCTCTACGCGCAGACGCTCGACCTGCGATCGGCGATCGCCGCCGTCGCCTAGGCGGCTGCCTAGTCGACGTAGACGCGCGGCAGTTCGCTCGGCAGCCGCGTTACGATCTCGTAGTTGATCGTCTCTGCCCATCGCGCCCAGTCGTCCGCGCTCACCACTGCGTCACCGTCACGGCCAATGAGCGTAACGGTCGATCCGACGCGCGCCCGCGGCGCGTCGGTGAGATCGATCTGCGTCATGTTCATCGCGACCCTTCCGACGATCGGGCAAAGCGCGCCGTCGCAGGCGAAGGCGCCGCGGTTCGAGAGCGCGCGCGGGATCCCGTCGGCGTAACCGGCCGGAAGGACGCCGATCCGCATCTCACGGGGGGCGTGAAAGGTGCCGCCGTAGCCGACCGAGGCTCCGGCCGCCACGGTTCGGACCACCACGAGTTCGCTGGAATACGTCAGCGCCGCACGAAGATCGGGCGGCTGCGCTTCCAGCGCCTCGGCGGTCTGCGGCGAGGGCATCAAACCGTAGAGTGCAATCCCAAAACGTACCATGTCCAGACGGGTCCAGGGCCAGAGCATCCCAGCGGCCGAGGCGGCGATGTGACGAAGCGGCTTTAGCCGGCGCGCTTCGAGCAACGGTTCGCTCTCCGCGAGCGCCTGCCCAAACGCTTCGAGCTGGCGGATTGTGTAGGGGGAGTCGATCTCCTCGGCGGCCGCGAGATGCGAGAAAACCCCGGCAAGCGCAATTTGGGGCAGGCCGCCGAGCCCCTCGATCGCACCGCGCACCAGCGTCGAATCGATTCCCAAGCGGTTGAGGTCCGTATTGACTTTCAAATGAACGCCGGCCCGACGATGCTGCTTCTCGGCCGCTTCCGCTAGCCGCCTTGCAAAGCTGCGGGGGTCCCAAAGCGCCACCTCGAGACCGGCGGCGACTGCTTCAGCCAGCAAGTCTTTGGGCACCGGGCCCATCACGAGGATCGGCGCCGTGACGCCGCCGGCGCGCAAGGCGAGCGCCTCCACCGCAGTGTAGACGCAGATGCGGGCAGCCGCGCTTTCGACCGCGGCGGCGACGGGCAGAAGGCCGTGGCCGTAGGCGTTTCCTTTGACCACGAAGGCGGCTTTGGCGGGGGAGACAAGCCGGCCGAGGAGCTCTGCGTTATGGCGGATGGCGCCCAGCGAGACCGCAATTCTACCGATCATGCCAGCCGCTGCTTTCGCCCACTTTGACGCTTGCACTCCTTCCGAGACTCTGCTAACATAGCACGGCTAGCGCTCTTGCGCTGAGAGTGCTAACTTGTGTTGCGAAGTAACCCAACCTGTGGAGGTCTACGTGAATCTCAAGCCCCTGTTCGACAACGTCGTTGTCGAGCACATCGAACAGGACGACAAGACGACCGGCGGCGTGTTTCTACCCGACACCGCCAAGGAGAAGCCCCAGGAGGGCATGATCCGTGCGGTCGGCTCCGGCCGAGTAACCGATAAAGGCACGAAGCTAGACATGCATGTCAAGGTCGGCGATCGTGTGCTCTACCGCAAATATTCCGGTAGCGAAGTTAAGATCGATGGTACCGAGTACCTCATCATCCCCGAAAAAGACATTCTCGCCATCGTCGACAAAGTGCCGGCCGGCGTCTAAGGAGTTCAACGTTTTAAATGGCTGCAAAGCAACTCGTATTTGATGAAAGCGCGCGACGCGCGCTCGAGCGCGGTGCGAACATCCTCGCCGATGCCGTGAAGGTGACGCTCGGTCCCAAGGGCCGCAACGTCGTGCTCGACAAGAAGTTCGGTTCGCCGACGATCACCAACGACGGCGTGACCATCGCCAAAGAGATCGAGCTGCCCGACGTGTTCGAAAACATGGGGGCCCAGCTCGTCAAGGAAGTCGCCTCGAAGACCAACGACGTCGCCGGCGACGGCACGACCACCGCCACGGTGCTCGCCCAGGCGATCATCCGCGAAGGTCTGCGCAACGTCACGGCCGGCAGCAATCCGCTGCTGATCAAACACGGCATCGAAAAAGGCGTCCAGATTGCCGTCAAAGAGATGGAGTCGTTCAAGAAGGATGTCGATTCCAAGGAAAAGATCGCGCAGGTCGCGTCGATCTCGGCCAACGACCCGGAGATCGGCGAGTTCATCGCCGATGCGATGGAGAAGGTCGGCAAGGACGGCGTGATCACCGTCGAGGAGTCGCGGACGATCAAGACCGAGGTCGAGACCAAAGACGGCATGCAGTTCGATAAGGGCTACATCTCGCCGTACATGGTCACCGACTCGGAGCGCATGGAAGCCTCGCTCGACGATCCGTTCATCCTCGTTACCGAGCGCAAGATCTCGGCCATCGCCGACATCCTGCCCCTGCTCGAGAAGGTCGTTCAGGTCCAGAAGCCGCTCCTGATCATCGCCGAAGACGTCGAGGGTGAAGCCCTTGCGACGCTCGTCGTGAACAAGCTGCGCGGTACTTTCACATCCGTTGCGGTTAAGGCACCGGGCTTCGGCGACCGCCGCAAAGAGATGCTCAAGGATATCGCCACACTGACCGGCGCGACGGTCATCTCCGAAGAGCTCGGGCTCAAGCTCGATAAGGTAACCCCCGAACAGCTCGGCCGCGCCAAGCGCGTCAAGGTAACGAAGGAAGAGACGACGATCGTCGACGGCGCCGGCAAGCAGGATGCGATCAAGGGCCGCATCGAGATGATCAAAAAGCAGATCGAAGAGACCGATTCGGACTTCGATCGCGAGAAGCTCCAGGAGCGCCTCGCAAAGCTCTCCGGCGGCGTCGCCGTCATCCAGGTCGGCGCGGCAACCGAGACGGAGCTCAAAGAGAAGAAGCATCGCATCGAGGATGCGCTCTCGGCGACCCGTGCGGCCGTCCAAGAGGGCATGATCCCCGGCGGCGGCGCCTCGCTGCTGCACGCGATCAAGGCGATCGATAAGTACGAGCCTCCCAAGGCAAACGGCCATAGCGGCACGTGGGTCGACGAAAAGATCGGCATCAACATCGTGCGCAAAGCGCTCGAAGAGCCGGCCCGTCAAATCGCCGACAACGCCGGCTTCGAAGGTTCGGTCCAGGTGAACGCGGTTCGCACGAAGAGCGCGCCGTACGGCTTCGACGCGATGAGCGGAGAAGTCGTCGATATGTTCACAGCCGGCATCGTCGAGCCGTTGAAAGTCACTCGCGCGGCGCTGCAGAACGCGGCGTCGATCGGCGCGATGATTCTCACCACCGAAACGCTCGTTGCCGACAAGCCCGAGCCGAAGAAAGAGGCCGTCGGAGCACCCGGCGGCGGCATGGGCGGCTACGACATGATGTAATCCTTCGACTGCGCCGCTAACGCGGCGCGCTCAGGGATAACACGAACGCAAAGAGGCCCGGGCGAAAAACGCCGGGCCTCTTTTTAGTGGGCACTGTAGCCAAAGTTGTAGAATCTAAAGGTCATGGCAGCGCCCCCACGTCAGCAGAATCCGTTCCTAGAAGCGCTAGCCAGGTTCTTCCAAGGCCTGGCGGATAGCCTTCAGGTTAGCCCTGGCTCCGAGACACGTGCTCGCTCGGATTATGGCATAGTGAAGGGTGCGCCTAAGGCCTCCCCCGAGGACCTGCCTTCTATCGACGACCTGATCTTCAAGGTTTCGTCGGGCCGCTGACATCCCGGAAAGCAACTCAGAACGCGAGAACG encodes:
- a CDS encoding HisA/HisF-related TIM barrel protein, with the translated sequence MPAIDLRGGKCVRMRQGDPTTETVYDGDPAERARAFVAQGAQRLHVIDLDGAFGSGENLAAVERICKAVDVPVQTGGGLRAVKHAENAFAAGAREIILGTLLVEDERLARHIVSRFPGRVIAGIDVRGTQVATHGWQERTPVDRDALVRRVAQWGILRIIFTEIRRDGMGEGYDIEALTAVANAAPVKVTASGGARNIDDLRTLKEAAPPAIDSCIVGSALYAQTLDLRSAIAAVA
- the murB gene encoding UDP-N-acetylmuramate dehydrogenase; amino-acid sequence: MSLTTQRALRTLLAPADREALRTIFAERAKFDEPLAPYTSWKVGGPADAFVTVRTQAELAELMRLCLRRKMAWWIIGGGSNMLVGDGGVRGVVIRLAGEFAAVGVAIEHGAVVVEAGGSAGMALVTAKAASAGAKSVGSLSGIPGTIGGSLRMNAGTDREIGDFVRSVWVQSPSRPEPHRVSIRYLYRHSTLERDVVVSRVTLAFERADSSEVREEMRGRLVRRKRTQPIATPNAGSCFRNPQGDKAARLIESAGAKGWREGGAEVSALHANFINNTGGATARDVATLLARVRRAVLDRSGVELRLEVHLVGVFIDAT
- the groL gene encoding chaperonin GroEL (60 kDa chaperone family; promotes refolding of misfolded polypeptides especially under stressful conditions; forms two stacked rings of heptamers to form a barrel-shaped 14mer; ends can be capped by GroES; misfolded proteins enter the barrel where they are refolded when GroES binds), which produces MAAKQLVFDESARRALERGANILADAVKVTLGPKGRNVVLDKKFGSPTITNDGVTIAKEIELPDVFENMGAQLVKEVASKTNDVAGDGTTTATVLAQAIIREGLRNVTAGSNPLLIKHGIEKGVQIAVKEMESFKKDVDSKEKIAQVASISANDPEIGEFIADAMEKVGKDGVITVEESRTIKTEVETKDGMQFDKGYISPYMVTDSERMEASLDDPFILVTERKISAIADILPLLEKVVQVQKPLLIIAEDVEGEALATLVVNKLRGTFTSVAVKAPGFGDRRKEMLKDIATLTGATVISEELGLKLDKVTPEQLGRAKRVKVTKEETTIVDGAGKQDAIKGRIEMIKKQIEETDSDFDREKLQERLAKLSGGVAVIQVGAATETELKEKKHRIEDALSATRAAVQEGMIPGGGASLLHAIKAIDKYEPPKANGHSGTWVDEKIGINIVRKALEEPARQIADNAGFEGSVQVNAVRTKSAPYGFDAMSGEVVDMFTAGIVEPLKVTRAALQNAASIGAMILTTETLVADKPEPKKEAVGAPGGGMGGYDMM
- the murC gene encoding UDP-N-acetylmuramate--L-alanine ligase, whose product is MTYHFVGIGGIGMSAIARILRTRGIDVRGSDVSVTPLVEQLRHEGIPVTIGHAARNVGDAAVVVVSSAIERNNPEYAAALRDGIKVLHRGEMLADLLSSRRGIAICGTHGKTTTSAMTHAVLRGGGIDAGLVLGGIDGILNTNAYDGASPWFVTEADESDGSFALLEPVVAVVTNIENDHLSSDDELPGLARAFGEFLAKLPDDGLAVIGVDNPLSASLTDHELRARVVTFGLDSGARIRAANLAFENFGSSFDVFDGPRRLGRAELRVPGAMNVQNALAAIAVAWELEVPFARIAAALRGFCGVRRRFDILLSNERMTIVDDYAHHPTAVRATIAAARHYHRGTLVVAFQPHRYSRTAYLAADFADALRGADHIYLTPVYAASEPAIPGVSERSIGDSLGHNGTRVDYVAGVDELERRIFAEAPRGALVLMLGAGNITDAAGRLAELARG
- the groES gene encoding co-chaperone GroES, with the translated sequence MNLKPLFDNVVVEHIEQDDKTTGGVFLPDTAKEKPQEGMIRAVGSGRVTDKGTKLDMHVKVGDRVLYRKYSGSEVKIDGTEYLIIPEKDILAIVDKVPAGV
- a CDS encoding D-alanine--D-alanine ligase is translated as MQRNGGSRATVAVVMGGNSAEREISIQSGTQVLRALHSLGYEARSIDYDERFVDALRELRPDVVFIALHGPGGEDGHVQALLEYLSIPYTGSGLEAAALSMDKHLTKKLLAAEGLPTPVWDLFDLTGGTLPLLPGSLDLPLVIKPRFEGSSTGVTIVRTHEEWTNAMLEASKSYAAILAEEYVEGREFTCAVLGEEALPIVEIVAHRDGFYSYGSKYDAGGCTHIAPAQIDDGLAARLQMLGLSAHRLLGLRDYSRSDFIIRSDSRPYLLEINSLPGLSPASLLPDACAAAGIGFEALVERLVNYAMARGAVRDAVA
- a CDS encoding citrate/2-methylcitrate synthase, with the protein product MPTVVDRGLEGVVVGSTELSNVEGAIGRLTYRGYDIDDLAPNATFEEIVHLLLYGHLPNRHHLEELRRELAARRALPEPLVTAMQNFPKTAWPMEVLRTVTSGLGLFSPVNANGEHLSDVHTAIDLIAKMPTIVAGWDRIRRGLDPIGPRPDLSQAGNFLYMRTGKVPHALEEDAIDTYLVLLADHSFNASTFAARVAASTRADMYASVTAALATLQGDLHGGAASAAFRTLSEVKAPENAEAYVRGILDRGQRIMGMGHREYKVRDPRAKHLEAIAKELSQHVGGEQRWYETAHEIEEASRKVLQEKKPGNTIYANVDFYTAPVLADLGIPGDEFTCLFACGRIAGWTGHILEQLADNRLIRPQATYDGPATGPYVPIEKRTNGTTG
- the alr gene encoding alanine racemase; translated protein: MIGRIAVSLGAIRHNAELLGRLVSPAKAAFVVKGNAYGHGLLPVAAAVESAAARICVYTAVEALALRAGGVTAPILVMGPVPKDLLAEAVAAGLEVALWDPRSFARRLAEAAEKQHRRAGVHLKVNTDLNRLGIDSTLVRGAIEGLGGLPQIALAGVFSHLAAAEEIDSPYTIRQLEAFGQALAESEPLLEARRLKPLRHIAASAAGMLWPWTRLDMVRFGIALYGLMPSPQTAEALEAQPPDLRAALTYSSELVVVRTVAAGASVGYGGTFHAPREMRIGVLPAGYADGIPRALSNRGAFACDGALCPIVGRVAMNMTQIDLTDAPRARVGSTVTLIGRDGDAVVSADDWARWAETINYEIVTRLPSELPRVYVD